ATCCCCACGCTCTGCGCGTTGAAGGATCTCTCGCCCACAGGCGCATGCCGCGTCTGCGTCGTCGAGGCCGAGGGACAGCGCAATCTCGTGCCCGCCTGCGCCTACCCCGCGTCGGAGGGTCTCGAGGTGCGCACCAATTCGCCGCGTGTGCGCCGCGCAAGGAAGACGATCATCGAGCTGCTCATCGCGAATCATCCGCAGGATTGCCTCGTCTGCGAGCGCAATCAGACCTGCGAACTCCAGCATCTCGCGCGCGAATACGATGTGCGCATGCGACGCTATCACGGCAAACGCCGGCGCGGTAAGATCGACGTGGCCAGTCCCGCCATCGAACGTGATGTCGAGAAGTGTATCCTCTGCGGCCGCTGCGTGCGGGTGTGCCACGAGGTGCAGAACGTCGGCGCGATCGACTTCGCGAACCGCGGTTTCCGCAGCGTGGTTGCGCCCGCGATGGAGCGCAGTCTCAACACGGTGGCCTGTGTTGAATGCGGGCAGTGTGTGCTCGTGTGCCCCGTCGGCGCGCTGGGCGAAAAGAGCAGCGGGAAGCCGGTGTGGGAGGCGATCAACAGTCCCGCGCGCACGGTTGTGGCCCAGGTGGCGCCGGCCGTGAGGGCCGCGCTGGGCGAGGAGTTCGGTCTGCCCGCGGGCACGCTTGTAACAGGGAAAATCGTCGCCGCCCTGCGGCGCCTGGGTGTGGACCGCGTCTTCGACACAAACTTCAGCGCCGATCTCACCATTATGGAAGAGGGACACGAGCTGCTCGAACGTGTGAAGAATGGCGGCACCCTGCCGCTGCTCACGTCGTGCAGCCCGGGCTGGGTCGCCTACATCGAGCACTTCTATCCCGATCTGCTTCCGCATCTGAGCAGTTGCAAATCGCCGCACGAGATGCAGGGCGCGCTTCTCAAAAGCGCGTACGCCGAGCGGATCGGACTCGACCCCTCCTCGGTGTTTGTGCTCTCGATCATGCCCTGCACGGCGAAAAAGTTCGAGGCCCAGCGTCCGGAACTGGGCGCGCAGGGACCCGACGTCGACGCCGTTCTGACCACGCGTGAACTCGCGCGCATGATACGCGCCGCGGGCATCGATTTTGCACGTCTGCCCGACGAACCGTTCGACGATCCCATGGGCGACGCCACCGGCGCCGCGGCGCTGTTCGGCGCCTCGGGCGGTGTGATGGAGGCCGCGGTGCGCACGGTCTATCACGTGTTGACGGGAGGCGAAATGTCGTCGCTCGAATTTTCGCCCATCCGCGGCGCCGACAGCACACGCCGCGCCGAGGTCACCATCGGCGACCGCACTCTGCGTCTCGCGGCTGTGAGCGGACTTCGTGCTGTCGGTCCCATACTCGACGCCATCCGAGCGGGTGAATCGCCCTACGATTTTATCGAGGTGATGGCCTGCCCGGGCGGCTGCGTGAACGGCGGCGGTCAGCCGCGCAGCGCCGATCCGGCGCGCGTGCGCAAGCGCACCGAGAGCATGTACGCGCTGGACCGCGACACACCCGTGCGTTGCTCTCATCACAACCAATCCATTCAACATCTCTACAACACCTTCCTCGAAGCGCCCGGCAGCCACCTCGCGCACAAACTGCTGCATACCGAATACATCGATCGGTCATCAGGAACAAGGAGCTAGGATCTAGGAACTAGTAGCTAGGAACAGTGAAGAATCTGATTTCCCGTTTCCGGTTACCCATTCCCCGTTCCCCGTTCCCCGTTCCCCATTCCCCGATCCGAAAAGTCATGAATAAAAAAATTCTTCTTATCGACGACGACATCGACCTTGTCGAAATCAACCGCGTGGCCCTCGAGGCCGCGGGATTTGAGGTCGCGAGCGCGTACGACAGCGAGAGCGGTCTCGAGGCCTTCGAGCGTTTTCTGCCCGACGTGGTGTTTGTGGATCTCGTGATGGAGCACCCGGATTCGGGCTTCCGGCTCTGCCGTGCTCTCGACAAACACACACACGGCTCATCGGTGTGTATCGTGATGCTGACCTCGGCGGCACACGAGACCGGCTACCGCTTCTCGATCGAAACCTCCGAGGAGCGCAAGTGGATCAAGGCCGATTATTACCTCGAGAAGCCGGTCTCCCCGACCGACCTGGTGCACTTCCTGAAGGAAAAAATACTCAAGCCGCGCGGCGTCCCTTCACACTAGGGCGCGGCGGTTTCCTCGACGGGTGCCGCGAGCGGCCGGATCACCACGAGTGTCACATCGTCGTGCTGCTCGGCTCCGGCGGCATGACGCGTCACGTCGTCGCGTATCGTCGCGATGCAGGTTGCGGCGTCGGCATCACGCGCGGCGAGACCGCGGAGCGTCTCGGCGATGCGCTCGGCGCCGAAGATCTCCCGCGCGGGATTCATCGCCTCGGAGAGGCCGTCGGTGAATAGGAGCAAGAGATCGCCCGGACGGAGGACGACATTCGTGGCAGTGTATTCGGGATTGTCGACGAGGCCGAGCGGGAAATGCGCCCCCTTGTTGTGCATTTCGAGCACTTCGCCGTTGCGGAGCAGGAGCGGCCGGGTCTGCCCCGCGTTGCAGTATTCCACCTCACCGCTCGCGGGTTTGAGCGCGAGCAGGAAAAACGAGACGAAGCGCGTCCTGTCGGCGCGCGAACGCACGGCGGTGTTGAGCGTGGTCATGACACGCGGCACGTCGGTGTCGACCTGCACGGTCGCAACAAATGCGCCGCTCGTGAATACGGCGGTCATGGCCGCGTCCATGCCCTTGCCCGCCACGTCCACCACTGCCACGGCAAAACGACCGTCGCCGAGGTGCGCATAATCGAAGTGGTCTCCGCCGACGTCGCGCGCCGGCGCGCAGAAGCCCGCAATGTCGTAACCGCGGATGCAGGGATCGCCGGTGGGCATGAGACTGAGTTGCATGTGACGCGCGGTGTCGAGTTCGATGCGCAGCCGGTCGCGCTCTCCGCGCTCGCTCGAGAACACCCACACAAGCAGGTTCACGCCCGCGAGCACCAGCGCGCCCACGAGTACCAGCGTTGTGAGTCCGTTGCTCCCCAACTGCAGCCACACGAGGGCCATGCCGAGTCCGATGAGCAGGAAGGCCTGTTTGACGAGCCGCTTGCGATCCTGCGGGATGCCGCGGTAGATCTCCATGCTCCACGAGAGCGAGAACAGCGCCGCGTCCTTGACACTGAGCGTGTCCTGCGATTCTTCGAAGCGCTGCCGGTAGCGTTCGCGCGCGCTCTGCAGGGTTTCTCGCGATCGCCATGCCACGTAGCCGATGATCGCGAGCACGATGAGCTGCCCGACGAGAACGCCGGAATCGCCCTCCACGAGCGCGTCGCGCATGCCTTCGAGCACACTCACCACAACGATGGCGATGAAGATGAAGAGGAAGAGCTGTTTGCGGTTCGAGGTCATGCGCTGTGTGCCGGAACGTGTGGCGGCAAACTACGCCGCGGGCCTGCAAATCCCAACCGCGGTTGTTTTTCCGCGCATGTGGGCGTATGTTTCTTGCTTGCCAAATCGCGATTCCATCCCGAGGAACTATACGTGTCACAGCCCCACGACGAAACAGACGACCTGAACGATCTCATGCTCCGCCGCCGCGAGGAGTATCGCGAGCTTCTCGATCGCGGCATCAATCCGTACCCGTACTCCTTCGACGTCACCGCCACCGCGGCCGCGACCGTCGCATCCTTCGTCGACGACGCGCCGCAGGGGCCCGACATATCTCTTGCCGGTCGCATCATGGCGCTGCGCCGCATGGGCAAGGCCACATTTGCGCACGTGCAGGACCACACCGGGCGCATCCAGGTGTATCTCAAGCGCGACGACGTGGGGGACGATGCGTACGAGATCATGAAACTGCTTGATATCGGCGATATTATCGGGGTCACAGGTTTTGTTTTTCGCACGCGTACCGGAGAAGTTTCAATCCACGTCAAAAAGCTGGAACTGCTCGCGAAATCGCTGCGTCCGCTGCCCGTTCCCAAGGAAAAGACCGACGAGCAGGGGAATCGTGTGGTGTACGACCAGTTTACGGACAAGGAACTCCGCTATCGCAAGCGGGCCCTGGATCTGGTCCTGAATCCGAGCGTGCGCGAAACCTTCGTGAAACGTTCGAAGCTCGTGACCGCGCTGCGCGGTTACCTCGACACGCGCGGGTATCTCGAGGTCGAGACGCCCGTGCTGCAGCCCCTGTACGGCGGCGCGGCGGCGCGGCCCTTTGTGACGCATCACAACGCGCTCGACATGACGCTGTATCTGCGCATTGCCGACGAGTTGTACCTCAAGCGGCTCATCGTCGGCGGCTTCGACGGCGTGTACGAGATCAGCAAGGATTTCCGGAACGAAGGCATGGACCGCAGCCACAATCCCGAGTTCACCATGCTCGAGCTGTACGTCGCGTACAAGGACTACGCGTGGATGATGGGCCTCGTCGAGGAGATGCTGCACACGGTGAACCAGGCTGTCAACGGCACACCCGTCGTGTCTGTCGGCGGCGCCGATATCGACTTCACTCCGCCGTACCGGCGCCTCCCCATGTTCGAGGCCATTCGCGAATACACGGGCGAGTCGCTCGCCGGACTCGACGAGCAGGGACTTCGCGCGGCCGCCGCGCGCCTCGGCGTGGAACTCGAAGACAGCGACGGACCGGGACGCATCATCGACGAAATCTTTTCGGCCCGCGTCGAACATCACCTCGTGCAGCCAACGTTCATCACCGACTATCCGCTGGAGTTGTCGCCGCTCGCCAAGAGGCATCGCGCGCAGGACGGACTCGTCGAACGCTTCGAACTGTACATCAACGGTCAGGAAATCGCCAACTCCTTCTCGGAATTGAACGATCCGATCGACCAAAAGGAACGATTCCTCGAGCAGGCAGGACTTCGCGCACGCGGTGATGAAGAGGCCATGTCGTTTGATGAGGACTTCATCGAGACTCTGGAATACGGCATGCCGCCTACGGCCGGACTCGGCATCGGTGTCGACCGCCTTACTATTCTACTCACCGGAGCCGAATCGATCCGTGACGTCATCCTCTTCCCGACCATGCGCCCGGAACGCTAAACGGGGTACGGCCAACGGCCAACGGGAAACGGCCAACGGGAAACGGGCAACGGGAAAAGGGGAATGGCAGCACGATGGATGGAAGAACAGCGCTTTCCGTATCAGAACATCGCCAGCCCTCCCCAGTCATTCCTCGTATTCTCATCCCCATTTCCCGGTTCCTCACTCCTAGCTCCTAGCTCCTAACTCCTACACATGATCTGGAACGACCTGAATACCGTGCAGCGCGACGCAGTCCGCACCCTCGACGGCCCTGTGATGATAATCGCGGGCGCGGGAAGCGGCAAGACCCGCGTGCTGGCATACAGGATCGCGTACCTGCTTCAATGCGGCGTTCCCGCGCACAACATCCTTGCGCTGACCTTCACGAACAAAGCCGCGCGCGAGATGCGCGAGCGTGTGGAGCTGCTCATTCCCGGAGAAGATGCAAAGCGGATTTGGATGGGGACGTTCCATTCGACGTTTGCACGGCTGCTGCGTCGTGACGCGGAGAAAATCGGGTATCACAAGAGTTTTTCGATCTACGACACCGACGATGCGCAGGCGCTGGTGAAGTCGGTGATGTCGGACCGCGGCATCAATACGCAGCAATTGTCGGCTTCCGCAGTCCGGCATGCAATCAGCGCGGCGAAGAACAAGATGATGGGACCCGCCGACCTCGATGCCGACGCGCGCGACGTGTTCGGCAGGAAGGTGGCCGAAGTGTTCCGCGACTACGAAGCGCGGCTGCGTTCCGCCAATGCCATGGATTTCGACGACCTGATCCTCCAGCCGATTCGGCTCTTCGATGGACATGCCGACGTGCTCGGGCAGTATCAGAAGCTGTTCCGCTTCATCCTCGTCGACGAGTATCAGGACACGAATCAGGCGCAGTACCAGATCGTGCGACGCATTGCCTCGGAACACCGCAACATATGCGTCGTGGGCGACGATGCGCAGAGCATCTACGCGTTCCGGGGTGCCGACATCCGGAACATACTGGAGTTCGAGCGCGACTTCGCCGGGGCCGCGGTGTTCCGCCTCGAGCAGAATTACCGCTCGACGGGCAACATCCTGCGCGGAGCCGACGCGCTGATCCGCAAAAATCCGCGGCAGCTTCCGAAAACGCTGTGGACCGAGAATCCCGAGGGTGATCCGATCTCCATCGTGGAAGTTGCCGACGAAACCGAGGAGGCGCGGCGCGTCGTTGCCGCGATTCAGGAGGAGGGGCGTAAGCGAAAGCTGCAGCTCAAGGATTTTGCGCTGCTGTACCGGACCAACGCGCAGTCGCGCGCGCTCGAGGACGCTTTGCGCCGCAACGGCATCCCGTACACCATTATCGGTGGTGTGGCGTTTTACCGGCGCAAGGAGGTGAAGGATATTCTCGCCTATCTGCGCGTGCTTGTTAATCCGAGCGACGACGAGGCGGTGGCGCGCGTGATCAATTACCCCCTGCGCGGCATAGGCGCGAGCAGCATCGCGAAGCTGCGCGAGTACGCGGCCGAGCAGGGCGGGGCGCTGTTCGAAGTGGTGCTCAACGCGGCCACCGTGCCCGGGCTCGGTTCGGCAGCGGTGCGGCGCATCGGTGAATTTGCAGCGCTCATCCAGAAATACGCGGGTCTGCGCAGCAAAATTTCGGCCGGGGAATTGGCCGCCTCGCTGGTCGACGAACTCGGGATAGTGGGGGAATTCAAACAGGAAGGAACACCCGAATCGCGCGCGCGTCTCGAGAATGTGCAGGAACTCCTGTCTGCGATCACCGATTTCCAGACGGCCGACGGCGAATCCACACTCGAACAGTTCCTCGCCGAGGCATCACTCGTCGCGGATGTCGACGCGCTCGACGGCGAACGTAATGCCGTCACGCTTATGACGCTGCACGCCGCGAAGGGCCTCGAGTTTCCGGTCGTGTTCCTCACGGGAATGGAGGACGGGCTGTTCCCCTCCGCCCAGTCCATCGACCGCGACGAAGTCGATGAGGAGAGGCGCCTCTGTTATGTGGGCATGACGCGCGCCATGCAGAAGCTGTATATGCTGCACGCCCGCACGCGCATCCGCTGGGGCGAGCGGGCGCCACAGATCCCGTCGCGCTTTCTCGGGGAGGTGGATCCGAAATCTGTCGCACGCGAAACGCGCCGCGCCCGGCCCGCGCAGACGGAATTTTTCCCGTCACACACGGCGAGGCCGGCGGCCCCGAAAAAACGGACAACTACATCCGAATATAGCCAGGCCGGGGGCGAATCGTATTCCCAGACCGACGAGTCATTCGTGATCGGAACGATCGTGCTGCACGCGACCTTCGGCCGCGGACGCATCATGGACCTTCAGGGCTCGGGCGACATGGCGCGGGCTCTTGTGCACTTCGAGTCCGTCGGCCGCAAGACCCTCGTCCTGAAATTCGCCGGCCTGACCCGCGCCGAGACGTACTGATCCGCGCCGCGCGCGGGGCGGAATTTACCGGTTGGCGTTCTGGAACGACGAGCGCCACGAGATCATTCCGCCCGTGACGTTGAGGGCCTGAAATCCCTTTTCACGGAGGAAGCTTGCCGCCTTGCCCGAGCGATTTCCGCTGCGGCAAATAATGTGAATCTCGCGATTTTTATGTGCGGATAGTTCCGACAGCCGCGACGGAAGGTCTGCGAGCGGGATGTGTTGTACACCGTCGAGCTTGCCGAGCGGTCCCGACAATTCGTCCGCGTTGCGCACGTCCACCACCACGGTGGTCGGATCTTTTGCGAGCTTCTCGCGCAGCGTCTGCACGCTTACGGCGGTTTTGTCGCCCTCCGCGGAGCAGGAGGCGAGGAAGAGGAACGGGGTCAGGAGCGCGGTTAAAATTCTGCGGGCGATCATATGCATTATCCCAGCCCGCACATGCCGCTGGCGCAGGGCGAGGCCGACGGGATGCCGCAGGTGCCTGATGCGCAGCCGTAATCCGACGAGGAATACTGCGCGCCGCTCACGGATGCGGAGAAGGTGGAGAACTTCTTTGTGTAATTGCGCGATGTGCAGGCGGGGCACACGATCATGTCGGATTTTTCGCTGCCCTTGAAAAGGATGTCGTACTTCTCGCCACAGTCGGCGCAGATATATTCGAACATCGGCATAATCTGTCTCTCTGGGATTGTGAAAAAGGCGATGGAAAAAGGATTAACGGGTCTTCATCTCGTCCGGATCCGGGGTGTGCTCCTTTGCGGGGGCCGCCTGGGTCGCGATTTTTTTTCCGGGAAGGAGGAAGGTTGCGCCGATCAGCGTGCCGTACAGCGTGCTGTTGATCCACGAACTCGTGATCGGGCAGGAGCCGGTCGAGCATCCGATGAAATGCCAGTACAAATAGCCGCCCGCTGCTCCGAGAAGCACGGGAATGGCCTTTTTGCTTATGAGTGTGACGATCTGCATGTCATGTTCCTTGTGGCCGGCGTGGTGAGTTCCGTCGGTGTCCGTATATGATGCAGTCCACCGGGTGGAGGATTCCGGCGGTGGACGGTTCAGCACGGCTGATCGTGTCAGACGGTGGTCTGGCCGCCGTTTTCGAGCGGATCCCCGAGCCAGCGGCGCACGGTGGTGATCACCTCTTCCACGTCGAGCGGTTTGCTGATGATGTCGACGGCACCGCGTGAAATAAGATCCACCGCGCTCTTGATGTCGGCATAGGCCGTCATCATGATGGCCTTCGCGCCGGGATCCTTCATCAGCCGCTCGAGTACGTCGAAGCCGGTGATTTTGGGCATGCGGATGTCGAGCAGGGCGAGGTCGAATCGCGCGGTGTCGAGAATTTCGAGCGCCATCGTGCCGCCGTAGGCCACCGTGACGTCAAAACCCGCCGCGCGCAAATGCCTCGCAAGAGCGTCACATACGACACGCTCGTCGTCCACCACGAGTATGCGGTGTCCCCCGGCCGGCGCCTGCGTGTTCGTGGTCTGTATCTCATTCATGCGCGGAAAATACGCTGTGGATGAGGGTTTTCAAACCCGGCGCAGAATGAGACGCGGCCGGCGTGCCATGAAGGGGCTCGCCGGCCGCGGATCGGGACGGAAATAGTCGCTGTGCTTATTTGCGGTTCGCCCGCGCGGTCTCGATCTGGCGCAGCAGATTCTTGCGCATTTCGTCGATCCGTTCGGCCTCGAGCTGCAGCACCCGCTGATTACCCTGCTGGATTTCGGCGACTTTTCTCGACAAGCGGTCTTCGAGCGAAGGTACAAGGCGCGCCTTC
This portion of the Ignavibacteriota bacterium genome encodes:
- a CDS encoding iron hydrogenase small subunit translates to MNVTINGKRCAARQGETLLAVAEREGIKIPTLCALKDLSPTGACRVCVVEAEGQRNLVPACAYPASEGLEVRTNSPRVRRARKTIIELLIANHPQDCLVCERNQTCELQHLAREYDVRMRRYHGKRRRGKIDVASPAIERDVEKCILCGRCVRVCHEVQNVGAIDFANRGFRSVVAPAMERSLNTVACVECGQCVLVCPVGALGEKSSGKPVWEAINSPARTVVAQVAPAVRAALGEEFGLPAGTLVTGKIVAALRRLGVDRVFDTNFSADLTIMEEGHELLERVKNGGTLPLLTSCSPGWVAYIEHFYPDLLPHLSSCKSPHEMQGALLKSAYAERIGLDPSSVFVLSIMPCTAKKFEAQRPELGAQGPDVDAVLTTRELARMIRAAGIDFARLPDEPFDDPMGDATGAAALFGASGGVMEAAVRTVYHVLTGGEMSSLEFSPIRGADSTRRAEVTIGDRTLRLAAVSGLRAVGPILDAIRAGESPYDFIEVMACPGGCVNGGGQPRSADPARVRKRTESMYALDRDTPVRCSHHNQSIQHLYNTFLEAPGSHLAHKLLHTEYIDRSSGTRS
- a CDS encoding response regulator; this encodes MNKKILLIDDDIDLVEINRVALEAAGFEVASAYDSESGLEAFERFLPDVVFVDLVMEHPDSGFRLCRALDKHTHGSSVCIVMLTSAAHETGYRFSIETSEERKWIKADYYLEKPVSPTDLVHFLKEKILKPRGVPSH
- a CDS encoding SpoIIE family protein phosphatase, with translation MTSNRKQLFLFIFIAIVVVSVLEGMRDALVEGDSGVLVGQLIVLAIIGYVAWRSRETLQSARERYRQRFEESQDTLSVKDAALFSLSWSMEIYRGIPQDRKRLVKQAFLLIGLGMALVWLQLGSNGLTTLVLVGALVLAGVNLLVWVFSSERGERDRLRIELDTARHMQLSLMPTGDPCIRGYDIAGFCAPARDVGGDHFDYAHLGDGRFAVAVVDVAGKGMDAAMTAVFTSGAFVATVQVDTDVPRVMTTLNTAVRSRADRTRFVSFFLLALKPASGEVEYCNAGQTRPLLLRNGEVLEMHNKGAHFPLGLVDNPEYTATNVVLRPGDLLLLFTDGLSEAMNPAREIFGAERIAETLRGLAARDADAATCIATIRDDVTRHAAGAEQHDDVTLVVIRPLAAPVEETAAP
- the lysS gene encoding lysine--tRNA ligase, which codes for MLRRREEYRELLDRGINPYPYSFDVTATAAATVASFVDDAPQGPDISLAGRIMALRRMGKATFAHVQDHTGRIQVYLKRDDVGDDAYEIMKLLDIGDIIGVTGFVFRTRTGEVSIHVKKLELLAKSLRPLPVPKEKTDEQGNRVVYDQFTDKELRYRKRALDLVLNPSVRETFVKRSKLVTALRGYLDTRGYLEVETPVLQPLYGGAAARPFVTHHNALDMTLYLRIADELYLKRLIVGGFDGVYEISKDFRNEGMDRSHNPEFTMLELYVAYKDYAWMMGLVEEMLHTVNQAVNGTPVVSVGGADIDFTPPYRRLPMFEAIREYTGESLAGLDEQGLRAAAARLGVELEDSDGPGRIIDEIFSARVEHHLVQPTFITDYPLELSPLAKRHRAQDGLVERFELYINGQEIANSFSELNDPIDQKERFLEQAGLRARGDEEAMSFDEDFIETLEYGMPPTAGLGIGVDRLTILLTGAESIRDVILFPTMRPER
- a CDS encoding UvrD-helicase domain-containing protein, whose protein sequence is MIWNDLNTVQRDAVRTLDGPVMIIAGAGSGKTRVLAYRIAYLLQCGVPAHNILALTFTNKAAREMRERVELLIPGEDAKRIWMGTFHSTFARLLRRDAEKIGYHKSFSIYDTDDAQALVKSVMSDRGINTQQLSASAVRHAISAAKNKMMGPADLDADARDVFGRKVAEVFRDYEARLRSANAMDFDDLILQPIRLFDGHADVLGQYQKLFRFILVDEYQDTNQAQYQIVRRIASEHRNICVVGDDAQSIYAFRGADIRNILEFERDFAGAAVFRLEQNYRSTGNILRGADALIRKNPRQLPKTLWTENPEGDPISIVEVADETEEARRVVAAIQEEGRKRKLQLKDFALLYRTNAQSRALEDALRRNGIPYTIIGGVAFYRRKEVKDILAYLRVLVNPSDDEAVARVINYPLRGIGASSIAKLREYAAEQGGALFEVVLNAATVPGLGSAAVRRIGEFAALIQKYAGLRSKISAGELAASLVDELGIVGEFKQEGTPESRARLENVQELLSAITDFQTADGESTLEQFLAEASLVADVDALDGERNAVTLMTLHAAKGLEFPVVFLTGMEDGLFPSAQSIDRDEVDEERRLCYVGMTRAMQKLYMLHARTRIRWGERAPQIPSRFLGEVDPKSVARETRRARPAQTEFFPSHTARPAAPKKRTTTSEYSQAGGESYSQTDESFVIGTIVLHATFGRGRIMDLQGSGDMARALVHFESVGRKTLVLKFAGLTRAETY
- a CDS encoding rhodanese-like domain-containing protein; its protein translation is MIARRILTALLTPFLFLASCSAEGDKTAVSVQTLREKLAKDPTTVVVDVRNADELSGPLGKLDGVQHIPLADLPSRLSELSAHKNREIHIICRSGNRSGKAASFLREKGFQALNVTGGMISWRSSFQNANR
- a CDS encoding zinc ribbon domain-containing protein, producing the protein MPMFEYICADCGEKYDILFKGSEKSDMIVCPACTSRNYTKKFSTFSASVSGAQYSSSDYGCASGTCGIPSASPCASGMCGLG
- a CDS encoding response regulator translates to MNEIQTTNTQAPAGGHRILVVDDERVVCDALARHLRAAGFDVTVAYGGTMALEILDTARFDLALLDIRMPKITGFDVLERLMKDPGAKAIMMTAYADIKSAVDLISRGAVDIISKPLDVEEVITTVRRWLGDPLENGGQTTV